Proteins from a genomic interval of Zonotrichia leucophrys gambelii isolate GWCS_2022_RI chromosome 5, RI_Zleu_2.0, whole genome shotgun sequence:
- the GOLGA5 gene encoding golgin subfamily A member 5, translating into MSWLADLAGKAEDLLNRVDQGAASALSKKDTSSSAVYDKKNLDSANEYSEVHQHTGELKYQSSSKAAYISSAAENIKHQKATILAGTANIKTARRTSSEAASPVENASTPRAASHFVRRKKSEPDDELLFDFLNSSEKEPNGRIDSKKEKSKAPVPQNHSRTSSISSVSTSTQSAKTTEDNSIRSQGNETPDSSDSGLGAQGNDGLKDSSPSAVTSPSPSASDDSKSHELSNLRLENQLLRNEVQSLNQEVASLIQRSKETQEELTKSREKVEKWNVDHSKSDRMVRELQARVDDLTEAVGAKDSQLAVLKVRLQEADQLLSARTEALEALQSEKSRIIQDHSEGSSLQNQALQTLQERLRDADSALKREQESYKQMQNEFAARLSKVEAERQHLAEGITAAERKYLDEKRRADELQQQVKVTKSHLESAKQELTDYKQKATRILQSKEKLINSLKEGSGIEGLDSNTASTVELEELRHERDTQREEIQKLMGQIQQMRAELQDMETQQVSEAESVREQLQDLQEQISAQKMAKQEAEAELERQKQELRYTEEELYRTKNTLQSRIKDREEEIQKLRNQLTNKTLSSSSQTELENRLHQLTETLIQKQTMLESLSTEKNSLVYQLERLEQQLKAVQGTSANGPSINMAGIDGAEGARLRSVPVLFGDADSGGAGMYGRVRKAASTIDHFSIRLGIFLRRYPIARVFVIIYMALLHLWVMIVLLTYTPEMHHDSPSGR; encoded by the exons ATGTCTTGGCTCGCTGATCTCGCTGGAAAGGCAGAGGATCTGCTCAACAGAGTTGATCAAGGAGCTGCATCAGCTCTGAGCAAAAAAGACACCTCGAGCAGTGCAGTTTATGATAAGAAGAACTTGGACTCTGCCAATGAGTATTCTGAAGTGCACCAGCATACTGGAGAACTGAAATACCAGAGCTCATCCAAAGCAGCCTAcatctcctcagcagctgaaaATATTAAACACCAAAAGGCCACAATCCTGGCAGGAACAGCAAATATTAAAACAGCACGTAGGACATCCTCAGAGGCAGCTTCTCCAGTAGAAAATGCTtccacacccagagctgcctcacattttgtgagaagaaaaaagtcAGAACCTGATGACGAGTTGCTATTTGATTTTCTCAACAGTTCAGAGAAAGAACCTAATGGAAGGATAGACTCTAAAAAGGAGAAGAGCAAGGCACCTGTTCCTCAGAATCACTCTCGGACTTCAAGCATTAGTTCTGTGTCTACCAGTACACAGAGTGCAAAAACTACTGAGGATAATTCCATCAGGAGCCAAGGCAATG AAACTCCAGACAGTTCAGACTCTGGCCTGGGAGCCCAAGGGAATGATGGCCTGAAGGATTCATCCCCAAGTGCAgtcaccagccccagcccttcaGCCAGTGATGATTCCAAATCCCATGAGCTGTCCAACCTTCGCCTGGAGAACCAGCTGCTGCGAAATGAGGTTCAGTCTTTAAATCAAGAAGTGGCTTCACTAATACAGAGGTCCAAAGAAACACAAGAAG AACTGACCAAATCCCGGGAGAAGGTGGAGAAGTGGAATGTTGACCATTCCAAGAGTGACAGGATGGTTAGAGAGCTTCAAGCTCGGGTGGATGATCTGACAGAAGCTGTTGGTGCCAAAGAttcccagctggctgtgctgaaaGTACGGCTGCAAGAGGCTGATCAGCTCCTGAGTGCTCGGACAGAAGCTTTAGAGGCACTGCAGAGTGAAAAATCACG GATAATACAAGACCACAGTGAAGGAAGCAGTTTACAAAATCAAGCCCTTCAAACTCTTCAGGAGAGGCTGCGTGATGCAGACTCTGCACTCAAGCGAGAGCAAGAAAGTTACAAACAAATGCAG AATGAGTTTGCAGCTCGTCTGAGTAAAGTGGAAGCAGAACGTCAGCACCTGGCAGAAGGGATAACTGCAGCAGAGAGAAAGTATTTAGATGAGAAGAGGCGAGCTGATGAGCTTCAGCAGCAAGTCAAAGTTACCAAAAGCCACCTGGAATCTGCAAAACAGGAGCTGACAGACTATAAACAGAAAGCCACTCGCATTCTCCAA TCTAAGGAAAAGTTGATAAACAGTTTAAAAGAAGGCTCTGGTATTGAAGGCCTGGATAGCAATACAGCAAGCACGGTGGAGCTGGAGGAACTGAGACACGAGCGAGACACTCAGAGGGAAGAAATACAGAAACTGATGGGGCAAATACAACagatgagagcagagctgcag GACATGGAGACACAGCAGGTAAGCGAAGCTGAGTCAGTGAGAGAGCAGCTTCAAGACCTGCAAGAGCAAATATCAGCACAAAAAATGGCCAAGCAGGAGGCAGAAGCTGAACTAGAACGGCAGAAACAG GAACTTCGTTATACTGAAGAAGAACTGTATCGGACAAAGAATACTTTGCAAAGCAGAATAAAagacagagaggaagaaattcAGAAGCTCAGAAATCAG cTGACAAACAAGACTCTAAGCAGTAGTAGTCAGACAGAACTGGAGAATCGGCTTCACCAGCTGACAGAAACACTAATTCAGAAGCAAACCATGTTAGAGAGCCTGAGCACAGAGAAGAATTCCCTTGTGTACCAGCTGGAACGGCTcgagcagcagctgaaggctgTCCAAGGCACAAGTGCCAATGGACCTTCCATTAACATGGCAGGCATTGATGGTGCTGAAG GGGCTCGCCTGCGCAGTGTCCCCGTCCTGTTCGGCGACGCCGACTCCGGCGGGGCGGGGATGTACGGGAGGGTGCGCAAGGCTGCCAGCACCATCGACCACTTCAG CATTCGGCTGGGAATCTTTCTGAGGCGATACCCCATAGCAAGAGTCTTTGTCATCATTTACATG gcCTTGCTTCACCTCTGGGTTATGATTGTGCTCCTTACCTACACCCCAGAAATGCACCATGACAGTCCCAGTGGCAGGTAG